One window of Desulfobacca acetoxidans DSM 11109 genomic DNA carries:
- a CDS encoding Spy/CpxP family protein refolding chaperone, protein MKKNWLLYLVIFSLALNFGTIGALIYFRTQDTLAHRMEVRPPRPHLGKVLHALNLDEQQKLDLEQRLRLNRQKGHDLLGKLAQQRLQLFHLLQAEKPNEEQIFATVRTINENQHALEQQMVGFLLEAKKILRPEQQQELLHRVGQRLCGPGSCGPPPHRGRGLGGPR, encoded by the coding sequence ATGAAAAAAAATTGGCTGCTTTATCTGGTAATTTTTTCCCTGGCCCTCAACTTCGGTACCATCGGGGCTCTGATTTACTTCCGTACCCAGGATACCTTGGCCCATAGGATGGAAGTCAGGCCCCCCAGACCACATCTGGGTAAGGTTTTGCACGCTTTAAATCTCGATGAGCAGCAGAAACTGGACCTGGAGCAACGGCTCCGTCTCAATCGTCAGAAGGGCCATGATCTCCTGGGAAAGTTGGCCCAACAGCGGCTGCAACTCTTTCATCTGTTACAGGCGGAGAAGCCGAACGAAGAACAGATCTTCGCTACCGTCAGAACGATCAATGAGAATCAGCATGCCTTGGAGCAGCAGATGGTCGGTTTTCTGCTGGAAGCCAAAAAAATCCTGCGGCCGGAGCAGCAACAGGAATTGTTGCATCGGGTCGGCCAGCGACTCTGTGGGCCCGGTTCCTGTGGGCCGCCTCCCCACCGGGGTAGGGGGCTGGGGGGGCCGAGGTAA
- a CDS encoding zf-HC2 domain-containing protein, whose product MDCQKIQDYFSAYLDGELSESQRDSVSSHLAVCSQCRREYEAWCRLWEALAAEQVRAPADLADRVLTRLPSRCRSWWPSLALAASLVVGIFLGSQLGMSLHEVANPQGLNGSQVAWEEELEAIPSQSLGAMLASYDPDNGNSL is encoded by the coding sequence ATGGATTGCCAAAAAATCCAGGATTATTTCTCGGCCTATTTAGACGGGGAGCTTTCCGAGAGCCAGCGGGATTCGGTCAGCAGTCACCTGGCCGTCTGCAGCCAATGCCGACGGGAGTACGAAGCCTGGTGCCGACTGTGGGAAGCCCTGGCGGCGGAGCAGGTGCGAGCTCCGGCGGATTTAGCAGACCGGGTGCTAACTCGGCTGCCCTCCCGCTGCCGTTCGTGGTGGCCTTCTCTGGCCCTGGCGGCTTCGCTGGTAGTCGGAATATTTCTCGGAAGTCAGTTGGGGATGAGTCTGCATGAAGTTGCCAATCCCCAGGGGCTTAATGGGTCTCAAGTGGCCTGGGAGGAGGAGTTAGAAGCAATTCCCTCACAGTCATTAGGCGCTATGCTTGCTTCTTATGACCCGGACAACGGCAATAGTCTATGA
- a CDS encoding Hsp20/alpha crystallin family protein, translating into MADKELQPKEKEAAPVKMETTRPGRVFLPAVDIYETPEAIVLLADMPGVASDKVNIDLKEDQLTISGEISPPMGQGEHLLVREYDTGNFLREFTLGQIVDQSRIEAAMKDGVLRLVLPKVERAKPRKIEVKTA; encoded by the coding sequence ATGGCTGATAAGGAACTACAACCCAAAGAGAAAGAAGCCGCACCGGTCAAGATGGAGACCACCCGCCCGGGAAGGGTTTTTCTACCGGCAGTAGATATCTACGAGACCCCTGAAGCCATCGTCCTGCTGGCAGACATGCCAGGGGTAGCATCGGATAAGGTTAATATCGATTTGAAAGAAGATCAATTGACTATCAGCGGTGAGATCAGCCCGCCTATGGGTCAAGGGGAACATCTCCTGGTTCGGGAGTATGACACCGGGAACTTTCTCCGGGAATTTACCCTGGGCCAGATAGTAGATCAGAGCCGCATCGAGGCTGCTATGAAAGATGGTGTCCTGCGGCTGGTGTTGCCCAAAGTGGAGCGCGCTAAACCTCGCAAAATTGAAGTCAAGACTGCATAA
- a CDS encoding Hsp20/alpha crystallin family protein: MPWYTFEPSWEPFRDLDQLRREMDRLWEQAIGPERYRRRVGVFPLLNISEDKENFYVRAELAGVHPEDIEITLEDCKLRVRGERKIPTEEKVVGYHRREREAGSFRRVIRLPERLDAAKVEAAFKNGILTVTLAKPEEVKPKQITVKCV, translated from the coding sequence ATGCCGTGGTATACCTTTGAGCCGTCCTGGGAACCTTTTCGCGATCTGGATCAATTGCGTCGGGAAATGGACCGGTTATGGGAACAGGCTATTGGTCCGGAGCGTTATCGCCGCCGGGTTGGGGTTTTCCCTCTCTTAAACATCTCGGAAGATAAAGAAAATTTTTACGTCCGGGCTGAACTGGCCGGCGTCCATCCCGAAGATATTGAAATCACTCTAGAGGATTGTAAGCTCAGGGTTCGGGGTGAACGCAAGATTCCGACTGAAGAAAAGGTCGTGGGCTATCACCGCCGGGAGCGGGAGGCCGGCTCTTTCCGCCGCGTCATCCGCCTGCCCGAACGTCTGGATGCCGCCAAAGTGGAAGCAGCCTTTAAGAACGGTATTCTCACCGTCACCCTGGCAAAACCGGAAGAGGTAAAACCCAAACAGATTACTGTGAAGTGCGTCTGA
- a CDS encoding deoxycytidylate deaminase, with amino-acid sequence MLIAKLVSTRSTCNSRPTGAVLVKDRQILATGYNGSMPGAPHCTDQTMPDGSPYCHRRALQVADSDKYNFCRASHAEANAIAQAARHGVAIKGASLYVTLEPCYVCLKLLATAQIDRVYFELGYDSKDADRDRYWRRQAVWEAGFSVYQQLVISPETLANVVPALSEITSRRRLLSV; translated from the coding sequence ATGCTGATCGCCAAGCTGGTGAGTACCCGTTCCACCTGTAACTCCCGGCCGACTGGGGCGGTGTTAGTCAAGGACCGGCAGATTCTGGCCACCGGCTATAACGGTTCCATGCCCGGCGCACCCCATTGCACCGACCAGACCATGCCGGATGGCAGTCCCTATTGCCATCGCCGGGCTTTGCAGGTGGCTGATTCGGATAAATATAACTTCTGTCGGGCTTCCCATGCCGAAGCCAATGCCATTGCCCAGGCCGCCCGGCACGGTGTCGCTATCAAGGGGGCTTCCCTATACGTCACTCTGGAGCCCTGCTATGTCTGTCTCAAGCTGTTGGCCACGGCCCAGATCGACCGGGTCTACTTCGAGTTGGGTTATGACTCCAAAGACGCCGACCGCGATCGCTACTGGCGGCGGCAGGCGGTCTGGGAAGCCGGATTTTCCGTCTACCAGCAGCTTGTCATCAGTCCTGAAACGCTGGCCAACGTCGTACCGGCTCTAAGCGAAATTACCTCCCGGCGGCGTCTGTTGTCGGTTTGA
- the rnr gene encoding ribonuclease R, which yields MKKTRQRQRRLLEAVMQVFREVQHPLGLEELAARLGERPSKKRQLEEYLQELINGGKLVALEGGRYGLTAAMNLVVGQVSVHPDGFGFVTPESQTGDIFINPGNLTEALHGDKVVVRLERRGRRGKQEGRIIRVLERRVTRVVGILHETGSRYFVAPEDEHLLFDLVIPDDHSLAPVVGQMVVAEITDYPSARLNPLGKIVEVLGPPEDPAVQVKVVILKYELPHEFPAAAQRQALAAPQDIPESARSGRLDLTHLPIITIDPLRARDFDDGVALIKKPGGVSVLYVSIADVSYYVQPGSALDQEAAKRGTSVYFPQRVLPMLPPELSTGICSLNPGVERLAVTVILTYDRHGRLKTKEFARSIIRSQDRLTYDEVEQILQGDRQLRRGRKSLVKMLTQMSDLCLLLREHRRQRGSLLLTIPEAEVLLNDQGIPYHIRRLDHLLSHQLIEEFMIAANEAVAEFLGEPCIFRVHDVPEGDKLAAFRQFLAKLGFVLPKEVDRDPRALVNFLDSIKDLPLAFMVQVMLLRSLKQARYSSHNVGHYGLASSSYTHFTSPIRRYPDLLVHRLLLRRLESKTISPQEAEQLGEQAEQLTVRERVAIEAERGMLARMQVRCLAEHVGEIFHGVIVGVTAFGFFVALDEIFAEGLVRLVDLPNDYYAFQESRMRLVGRRTGRSFHIGDKVTVQVARVDLRRRHINLHLIEAEEQEKQAMHLP from the coding sequence ATGAAAAAGACCCGCCAACGCCAGCGCCGCCTCTTGGAGGCAGTCATGCAGGTTTTCCGGGAGGTCCAGCATCCCCTTGGTCTGGAGGAGCTGGCCGCGCGGTTGGGAGAGCGCCCTTCCAAAAAGCGACAATTAGAGGAGTATCTTCAAGAGCTCATCAACGGGGGCAAGCTGGTAGCTCTGGAGGGAGGCCGCTACGGACTGACTGCCGCCATGAACCTCGTTGTCGGCCAGGTTTCGGTTCATCCCGACGGTTTCGGCTTTGTCACCCCCGAGAGCCAAACCGGAGATATCTTCATCAATCCTGGCAATCTCACCGAGGCCCTGCACGGTGACAAAGTGGTCGTGCGCCTGGAGCGCCGGGGGCGGCGGGGCAAACAGGAGGGTCGGATCATCCGGGTCCTGGAGCGCCGCGTGACGCGGGTTGTGGGGATTCTGCATGAGACCGGCAGCAGGTATTTTGTCGCTCCCGAAGACGAACACCTGCTTTTTGATCTAGTCATCCCGGATGATCACTCCCTGGCGCCGGTGGTGGGCCAGATGGTGGTTGCCGAAATTACCGACTACCCCTCGGCGCGGCTCAATCCCCTGGGCAAAATCGTGGAAGTCTTAGGTCCCCCGGAAGACCCCGCAGTGCAGGTCAAAGTGGTCATCCTGAAATACGAACTTCCTCACGAGTTTCCTGCTGCCGCTCAGCGGCAGGCCCTGGCTGCACCTCAAGATATACCGGAATCAGCCCGTTCAGGACGTCTGGACCTTACCCACCTGCCCATCATTACCATTGATCCTTTGCGGGCGCGGGATTTTGACGACGGCGTCGCCCTCATCAAAAAACCCGGCGGCGTTTCGGTGCTCTACGTTTCTATTGCCGATGTCAGCTACTACGTTCAACCCGGTTCGGCCCTGGACCAGGAGGCGGCCAAACGGGGGACCAGCGTCTACTTCCCTCAGCGGGTCCTGCCGATGCTTCCTCCGGAGCTGTCTACCGGCATCTGCAGTCTGAATCCGGGGGTGGAACGGTTGGCTGTAACGGTCATTCTCACCTATGACCGGCACGGACGGCTGAAGACCAAAGAATTTGCCCGCAGCATCATTCGCAGCCAGGACCGGTTGACCTATGACGAAGTGGAGCAGATTCTCCAGGGAGACCGCCAACTCCGACGGGGGCGTAAATCTCTGGTCAAAATGCTCACCCAGATGTCCGACCTCTGCCTCCTGCTGCGGGAGCACCGCCGTCAGCGAGGCAGCCTCCTGCTTACTATACCCGAGGCCGAAGTGCTGCTCAATGATCAGGGTATACCCTACCATATCCGCCGCCTGGATCACCTGCTCTCTCATCAGTTGATTGAAGAATTCATGATCGCCGCCAATGAGGCGGTAGCCGAATTTTTAGGCGAGCCTTGCATCTTCCGGGTGCATGATGTCCCCGAGGGTGATAAGTTGGCCGCTTTCCGACAATTCCTCGCCAAACTCGGGTTTGTCCTGCCCAAAGAGGTTGACCGCGACCCCCGCGCTTTAGTAAATTTTCTGGACAGCATCAAGGACCTGCCCCTGGCCTTCATGGTGCAGGTCATGCTCCTGCGCTCCCTGAAGCAGGCCCGGTATTCCAGTCACAACGTCGGCCACTACGGTCTGGCGTCTTCTTCCTATACCCATTTTACCTCCCCCATCCGGCGGTATCCTGATCTATTGGTCCACCGGTTGCTGTTAAGACGCCTCGAGAGTAAAACCATCTCCCCGCAGGAGGCCGAACAACTAGGGGAACAGGCCGAACAGCTTACCGTTCGGGAGCGGGTGGCAATCGAGGCCGAACGGGGAATGTTGGCCCGCATGCAGGTCCGGTGCCTGGCGGAGCACGTGGGCGAAATCTTCCACGGCGTCATCGTCGGCGTTACCGCCTTCGGATTTTTCGTCGCCCTGGACGAGATTTTTGCCGAGGGCCTGGTGCGGCTGGTCGACCTGCCCAACGACTACTATGCCTTTCAAGAATCCCGCATGCGATTGGTTGGCCGACGCACCGGCCGCAGCTTCCACATCGGCGACAAGGTCACCGTTCAGGTAGCCCGCGTGGACCTCCGCCGGCGGCATATCAACCTGCACCTGATTGAGGCAGAGGAACAGGAAAAGCAGGCAATGCATCTGCCCTGA
- a CDS encoding four helix bundle protein, with translation MRKLHHSVLSPRPSLLPLACAKSSCAELRSHLYLALDIGYLDQETFTRLHAMTEELSRILGGLRASVEKQKG, from the coding sequence TTGAGGAAGCTTCACCACTCAGTCCTCAGTCCTCGGCCCTCGTTACTGCCCTTGGCCTGTGCCAAATCCTCTTGCGCCGAATTACGGTCGCATCTCTATCTCGCCCTTGATATTGGCTATCTTGATCAAGAAACATTTACCCGGCTGCATGCCATGACCGAGGAACTCTCCCGCATTTTAGGAGGTCTGCGGGCGTCCGTGGAGAAGCAGAAGGGTTGA
- a CDS encoding four helix bundle protein has product MRKLHHSVLSPRPSLLPLACAKSSCAELRSHLYLALDIGYLDQETFSRLHAMTEEPSRILGGLGASVEKQKG; this is encoded by the coding sequence TTGAGGAAGCTTCACCACTCAGTCCTCAGTCCTCGGCCCTCGTTGCTGCCCTTGGCCTGTGCCAAATCCTCTTGCGCCGAATTACGGTCGCATCTCTATCTCGCCCTTGATATTGGCTATCTTGATCAAGAAACATTTTCCCGGCTGCATGCTATGACCGAGGAACCCTCCCGCATTTTAGGAGGTTTGGGGGCGTCCGTGGAGAAGCAGAAGGGTTGA
- a CDS encoding four helix bundle protein, with protein sequence MAKAVYLVATKGELSRDFGFRDQIRRSAVSVMANLAEGFERGRRTEFHQFISIAKSSCAELRSHLYLALDIGYLDQETFTRLHAMTEELSRILGGLGASVEKQKG encoded by the coding sequence CTGGCTAAGGCGGTGTACCTGGTTGCCACGAAGGGGGAATTGTCTCGGGATTTTGGGTTTCGGGATCAGATCAGGCGGTCGGCCGTATCAGTCATGGCCAATTTGGCGGAAGGGTTTGAACGGGGCCGACGGACCGAATTCCATCAGTTTATTTCCATTGCCAAATCCTCTTGCGCCGAATTACGGTCGCATCTCTATCTCGCCCTTGATATTGGCTATCTTGATCAAGAAACATTTACCCGGCTGCATGCTATGACCGAGGAACTCTCCCGCATTTTAGGAGGTTTGGGGGCGTCCGTGGAGAAGCAGAAGGGTTGA
- a CDS encoding four helix bundle protein, with translation MRKLHHSVLSPRPSLLPLACAKSSCAELRSHLYLALDIGYLDQETFTRLHAMTEELSRILGGLRASVEKQKG, from the coding sequence TTGAGGAAGCTTCACCACTCGGTCCTCAGTCCTCGGCCCTCGTTACTGCCCTTGGCCTGTGCCAAATCCTCTTGCGCCGAATTACGGTCGCATCTCTATCTCGCCCTTGATATTGGCTATCTTGATCAAGAAACATTTACCCGGCTGCATGCCATGACCGAGGAACTCTCCCGAATTTTAGGAGGTCTCCGGGCGTCCGTGGAGAAGCAGAAGGGTTGA
- a CDS encoding four helix bundle protein — MAKAVYLVATKGELSRDFGFRDQIRRSAVSVMANLAEGFERGRRTEFHQFISIAKSSCAELRSHLYLALDIGYLDQETFSRLHAMTEELSRILGGLRASVEKQKG; from the coding sequence CTGGCTAAGGCGGTGTACCTGGTTGCCACGAAGGGGGAATTGTCTCGGGATTTTGGGTTTCGGGATCAGATCAGGCGGTCGGCCGTATCAGTCATGGCCAATTTGGCGGAAGGGTTTGAACGGGGCCGACGGACCGAATTCCATCAGTTTATTTCCATTGCCAAATCCTCTTGCGCCGAATTACGGTCGCATCTCTATCTCGCCCTTGATATTGGCTATCTTGATCAAGAAACATTTTCCCGGCTGCATGCCATGACCGAGGAACTCTCCCGAATTTTAGGAGGTCTCCGGGCGTCCGTGGAGAAGCAGAAGGGTTGA
- the cas1 gene encoding CRISPR-associated endonuclease Cas1, giving the protein MMAAPTSLFLEICSITVLLDAWRRIQKKGARGGLDGVSVQSFGDQAASHLEDLRQALQAGNYTPEPHQRIKVPKLDGSGELRPLSLPTIKDKIVQEAVRRIIEPLFEPEFLPCSYAYRPGQGPRRAIGRAIHYLEHDKCRWAVHADFDKFFDTLDHEVLLRRLQEKIKELPVLKLVRMWLRTGSIGAKGTYDDADLGVGQGGILSPLLSNIYVHPLDVYLTDKGHRYIRYADNVLILADSQPRGTEGLNDLIYFSQEMLKLRLNPEAKPLRHVADGFTFLGIHFKGRHRRLSDPKMEKIHRKIDWLTNRRQRRDLTKIVADLQEALDGIRRYYTVINPQAQFQQLEKHLRNRLSQLVAEHFRRGTFKKISDAANILTPLTWLARPDPEAQAQKAQEVARQGREMAREFKGAPGSNAALQSISKPPKEKRDRAVEQTSRSVPTPIPTSVPATDPAAAAYQNGGQADGATPPFPTPAADQKPDQQAGKSARTDTAGSGAAPAAPGISEISEAAPWDETPQAALAQADQAVARKKRKYIKKLAVETEVAVTSPGTFVGKQGGRLFIRRERKQVYSIPLIKVRGLNVHSSGVTLSSDLIKALSDKKLAIHFCTPGGEPYALLHAPISPQATLSRLQLTASQSRTGLELAKEFVDGKIRNQLNLLKYYLRSRQAETEDPYTSLYPEKSSILQRCQQELGKLQLDEDYDTGRKRLFALEGQAGAAYWAMIKTLLAPEIDYPGRERRGAVDLVNSLLNYGYGMLYPRVWRALLLAGLNPHISFLHSFQEQKPTLAFDLIEEFRSQVVDRAILSMLTRGEKLTQIKSGALLTQETRRKVITQVVERLGSLHPYRGQKVSLEEIIRRQARLLADHLEGKKRYRSFRGRY; this is encoded by the coding sequence ATGATGGCGGCACCGACCTCGCTGTTTTTAGAGATCTGCTCCATTACAGTCCTCCTGGATGCCTGGCGGCGGATTCAAAAAAAGGGGGCCCGGGGAGGTTTGGACGGCGTCAGTGTCCAATCTTTCGGCGACCAGGCCGCCAGCCATCTCGAAGACCTGCGGCAGGCGCTCCAGGCTGGAAACTACACACCCGAACCGCACCAGAGAATTAAAGTGCCGAAACTGGACGGCTCCGGCGAGTTGCGCCCCCTGTCTCTGCCCACCATTAAAGATAAAATTGTCCAGGAGGCGGTGCGGCGCATTATCGAACCGTTGTTCGAACCGGAGTTTCTTCCCTGCAGCTATGCCTACCGACCCGGCCAGGGTCCCCGGCGGGCTATTGGCAGGGCTATTCATTACCTGGAGCATGATAAATGCCGGTGGGCCGTACATGCCGACTTTGATAAATTCTTTGATACTCTGGATCACGAAGTTCTGCTGCGGCGTCTCCAGGAAAAGATCAAGGAGCTACCGGTCCTCAAACTCGTCCGCATGTGGCTGCGCACCGGCAGTATCGGCGCCAAGGGAACCTATGATGATGCGGATCTGGGCGTTGGCCAGGGCGGCATCCTCTCACCCCTCCTCTCAAATATTTATGTTCATCCGTTGGACGTTTACCTTACCGACAAAGGCCACCGTTATATACGCTACGCCGACAACGTCCTCATCCTGGCCGACAGCCAGCCCCGGGGGACAGAGGGTCTCAATGATTTAATCTATTTTTCCCAGGAAATGTTGAAACTGCGACTTAATCCCGAGGCCAAGCCCCTGCGGCACGTGGCCGATGGCTTCACCTTTTTGGGTATCCATTTCAAAGGTCGCCACCGCCGCTTGAGTGACCCCAAAATGGAAAAAATCCATCGGAAAATCGATTGGCTGACCAACAGGCGCCAACGTCGGGACCTGACGAAAATTGTTGCCGACCTGCAAGAAGCTCTGGACGGCATCCGGCGTTACTACACGGTGATCAATCCCCAGGCCCAGTTTCAGCAGTTGGAAAAGCATCTTAGAAATCGCCTCAGCCAACTAGTGGCAGAACATTTCCGCCGGGGAACTTTCAAAAAGATCAGTGATGCCGCCAACATCTTGACCCCTCTCACCTGGCTGGCCCGGCCGGACCCCGAGGCCCAGGCCCAAAAAGCCCAGGAAGTAGCCCGTCAGGGCCGGGAAATGGCCCGTGAGTTCAAGGGCGCTCCCGGTAGCAATGCCGCCCTGCAGTCCATTTCCAAACCCCCGAAAGAAAAAAGAGATAGAGCAGTAGAACAGACCTCCAGGTCTGTTCCCACGCCGATCCCAACGTCTGTCCCGGCGACTGACCCTGCGGCCGCAGCCTACCAGAACGGCGGCCAGGCAGATGGTGCAACGCCTCCCTTCCCAACCCCGGCCGCAGATCAGAAACCTGACCAACAGGCTGGGAAGTCTGCCCGGACAGATACCGCAGGGTCTGGGGCAGCCCCAGCTGCTCCCGGTATTTCCGAGATTTCGGAGGCGGCCCCCTGGGACGAGACGCCGCAGGCCGCCCTGGCCCAGGCGGATCAGGCCGTAGCCCGTAAAAAACGAAAATATATCAAAAAACTGGCAGTTGAAACCGAGGTGGCGGTCACAAGCCCCGGGACCTTTGTCGGCAAACAGGGGGGGCGTCTGTTTATCCGCCGGGAGCGTAAACAGGTCTACAGCATTCCCCTCATCAAGGTACGGGGGCTGAACGTACACAGCTCCGGGGTAACCCTTTCCAGCGATCTTATCAAAGCCCTGAGCGATAAGAAACTGGCCATCCACTTCTGCACTCCGGGAGGCGAACCCTATGCCCTGCTGCACGCCCCCATCTCCCCCCAGGCAACTTTAAGCCGGTTGCAGCTCACTGCGTCGCAATCCCGTACCGGTTTAGAGCTGGCCAAAGAATTTGTTGACGGCAAAATTCGCAATCAACTTAATCTCCTGAAATATTATCTTCGATCGCGTCAGGCCGAGACTGAGGATCCTTACACCAGCCTCTATCCTGAAAAATCGTCCATCCTGCAGCGTTGCCAACAAGAATTAGGAAAGTTACAACTTGACGAAGACTATGATACCGGACGCAAGCGCTTATTCGCCCTCGAGGGACAGGCCGGTGCTGCTTATTGGGCCATGATCAAAACCTTGCTGGCTCCCGAGATAGACTATCCCGGCCGAGAACGGCGCGGCGCCGTTGATCTGGTTAACTCTTTGTTAAACTATGGTTACGGTATGCTCTATCCCCGGGTGTGGCGGGCCCTGCTGCTGGCCGGTCTGAATCCCCACATCAGTTTCTTGCATTCCTTCCAGGAACAGAAGCCCACTTTAGCCTTTGATCTCATTGAAGAATTCCGCTCCCAGGTGGTGGACCGAGCCATTCTCAGCATGTTGACCCGGGGCGAAAAACTGACGCAGATAAAATCGGGGGCACTGCTGACGCAGGAGACCCGACGCAAAGTCATTACCCAGGTGGTGGAGCGTTTAGGATCCCTGCATCCGTATCGAGGCCAGAAAGTCTCGCTGGAGGAGATTATTCGGCGACAAGCCCGCCTGTTGGCCGACCACCTGGAGGGCAAGAAACGCTACCGCTCTTTTCGGGGCCGCTATTGA
- a CDS encoding TIGR03986 family type III CRISPR-associated RAMP protein has product MNGKKKKKKKEGAQKYPGASQSPPAASESNFPDNNPYNFIPFGPPVRLRPAPPSHKRLQGLSGTITLHLTNETPMLVAQRVNPEDETPPKLENFKIGHKLALPGTALKGMLRSVLEAVTNACFAIFDGERLDYRMATQNALRLKAGRITKMPAHGQDGEIEEMDRAWVAMNGAPNQVKAKIKGTSQDITLARVLAGTRSGQEVWVKGRAITEYINSRGIPIRAPSGSFNLVTAVSPTRAAGFSRAIYKITAGSINNKKRDRFFVFKNPAPTYTFGNAEVEDYNKVLAGQLEEKKKRGGFVITEDQPLAVGALVYFLVEGHCAVRLSRVEIPRTRYNKSRADLLPQMFHKCTDPNNLCAACQLFGFVADVHSARGRVSVSDAEWLSGPGELDQFFPLKVLGEPHPTSYNFYLIDPTNPEQVRNYDGHPVTDTRGRINEQVTGEVQLRGRKLYFHHPRKDWAAYRCPDPQQFRKVINEVKPLKSNNTFKFRVNFRNLSEIELGLLLYCLVLEDNLRHKLGLARAVGFGTVKITCQSLQLYQDGDRYSSLETTPQDATTDLQTYIDAFKAAVATSNDEAKPFDELSNIQKLKKVLDPSQVPANPDYPGFQWYVHNRNVSLKPL; this is encoded by the coding sequence ATGAACGGCAAAAAAAAGAAAAAGAAAAAAGAGGGTGCCCAGAAATATCCCGGAGCATCCCAATCTCCTCCCGCAGCCTCAGAAAGTAATTTTCCCGATAACAACCCCTATAATTTCATTCCTTTCGGGCCGCCGGTGCGGCTGCGTCCGGCCCCGCCTTCCCATAAGCGCCTCCAGGGACTCAGCGGCACCATCACCCTCCATCTGACCAACGAGACCCCCATGTTGGTGGCCCAACGGGTCAATCCGGAAGACGAAACGCCCCCCAAACTGGAGAACTTCAAAATTGGGCACAAGTTGGCCCTGCCCGGCACGGCCCTCAAAGGCATGCTCCGGAGCGTCCTGGAGGCCGTCACCAATGCCTGTTTCGCCATTTTTGACGGCGAGCGCCTGGACTACCGCATGGCCACCCAAAACGCCCTTCGTCTGAAAGCCGGCCGCATCACCAAGATGCCAGCCCATGGTCAGGATGGGGAAATTGAGGAAATGGACCGGGCCTGGGTGGCCATGAATGGAGCGCCTAATCAGGTAAAGGCCAAGATAAAGGGTACTTCGCAAGATATTACCCTCGCCCGAGTTCTAGCCGGTACGAGGAGCGGGCAGGAAGTTTGGGTAAAGGGCAGGGCTATAACCGAATATATTAATTCCCGCGGCATACCCATTCGTGCTCCCAGTGGCTCATTTAACTTGGTGACGGCGGTTTCTCCAACCCGGGCCGCCGGTTTTTCCAGAGCCATCTACAAAATCACCGCAGGCAGCATCAATAACAAAAAGCGGGATCGGTTTTTTGTTTTTAAAAATCCAGCGCCTACCTACACATTCGGCAACGCCGAAGTGGAGGACTACAATAAAGTTCTGGCAGGGCAGTTGGAGGAAAAGAAGAAACGCGGCGGTTTTGTCATAACCGAGGATCAACCGTTAGCCGTGGGAGCCCTGGTTTATTTTCTTGTGGAAGGCCACTGCGCCGTGCGCCTCAGCCGGGTGGAAATCCCTCGCACCCGGTATAATAAAAGCCGGGCCGACCTGCTGCCCCAAATGTTTCATAAATGTACTGACCCGAATAATCTCTGCGCCGCCTGCCAGCTTTTCGGGTTTGTAGCGGACGTGCACAGCGCCCGGGGGCGGGTCAGCGTCAGCGATGCCGAATGGCTTTCCGGTCCGGGCGAACTTGACCAGTTCTTCCCCTTGAAAGTATTGGGCGAACCGCACCCCACGTCCTACAACTTTTATCTCATTGATCCCACCAACCCTGAACAGGTTCGCAACTATGACGGCCACCCCGTTACCGACACTAGAGGACGGATAAATGAACAGGTCACCGGTGAGGTGCAGCTCCGGGGCCGGAAGTTATATTTCCACCACCCGAGAAAAGACTGGGCCGCGTACCGATGTCCGGATCCTCAGCAATTCCGAAAAGTCATCAACGAAGTCAAACCCCTTAAGTCTAATAACACCTTTAAATTCAGGGTGAATTTCCGCAACCTCAGCGAGATAGAGCTCGGCCTGCTCTTGTATTGCCTGGTGCTTGAAGACAACCTCCGGCACAAACTGGGGCTGGCCCGGGCCGTGGGTTTCGGGACCGTGAAGATTACCTGCCAATCTTTGCAGCTTTATCAAGACGGAGACCGCTACAGCTCTCTTGAAACCACTCCCCAAGATGCCACTACTGATTTGCAAACATATATTGACGCCTTCAAAGCGGCCGTAGCCACGAGCAACGACGAGGCAAAACCTTTTGATGAGCTTTCAAACATCCAAAAGTTGAAAAAAGTCCTGGATCCGTCCCAGGTGCCAGCCAACCCTGATTATCCTGGGTTTCAGTGGTATGTCCACAACCGTAACGTCTCTTTAAAGCCGTTATAA